One window of the Anolis sagrei isolate rAnoSag1 chromosome 5, rAnoSag1.mat, whole genome shotgun sequence genome contains the following:
- the ATOH1 gene encoding transcription factor ATOH1: MSHLRSREWGDGGRSVASQPTTLEAGLLEGGRDGFSPAWRGLCCPNRLPSAAPRYLLSGEAEEEEEDDEEEEEDEEEDEEGIRLQRKASGGGGGGASGNPMCALQGHRPHCRQSQSPTPRLGLPLRGSAPSGVQKQRRLAANARERRRMHGLNHAFDQLRNVIPSFNNDKKLSKYETLQMAQIYISALAELLHSPTQAAAAASSDEPPPQAPPGPCRTRFPPPPPPPPPPEPLHFSAFSEGALLGQKDPSQAQLLQPSSAQQQPPPERRKPSPTAHRSDGEFSPRSHYSDSDEAS; the protein is encoded by the coding sequence ATGAGCCACTTGAGGAGCCGCGAGTGGGGCGACGGGGGCAGGAGCGTGGCCTCCCAGCCGACAACATTGGAAGCTGGCCTCTTGGAGGGCGGAAGGGACGGGTTCTCCCCCGCTTGGCGCGGCCTCTGCTGCCCCAACCGCCTCCCCAGCGCCGCGCCCCGGTATCTCCTCTCGGGAGaggcggaggaggaagaagaggacgacgaggaggaggaagaggacgaggaggaagacgaggaggggATCCGCCTCCAAAGGAAGGCGAgcggcggcggtggcggcggcgCCTCGGGGAACCCCATGTGCGCCTTGCAAGGGCACCGTCCGCACTGCCGCCAAAGCCAGTCCCCGACGCCCCGCCTGGGCCTGCCTTTGCGGGGTTCCGCTCCGTCCGGGGTGCAGAAGCAGCGGCGCTTGGCGGCCAACGCGCGGGAGCGGCGCCGCATGCACGGCCTCAACCACGCCTTCGACCAGCTCCGCAACGTCATCCCCTCCTTCAACAACGACAAGAAGCTCTCCAAGTACGAGACGCTCCAAATGGCGCAGATCTACATCAGCGCGCTCGCCGAGCTCCTCCACAGCCCGACACAAGCCGCCGCCGCCGCTTCTTCCGACGAGCCTCCACCCCAAGCGCCGCCGGGACCCTGCAGGACGCGCttcccgccgccgcctcctccgcctccgcctccCGAGCCGCTGCATTTCTCCGCCTTCAGCGAGGGAGCCTTGCTGGGCCAGAAAGACCCCTCGCAAGCCCAGCTCCTCCAGCCCTCCTCCGCCCAGCAGCAGCCGCCACCggagaggaggaagccttccCCGACGGCGCATCGCAGCGACGGGGAGTTCTCGCCTCGCTCCCATTACAGTGACTCCGACGAGGccagctag